In one Juglans regia cultivar Chandler chromosome 11, Walnut 2.0, whole genome shotgun sequence genomic region, the following are encoded:
- the LOC109018694 gene encoding ETO1-like protein 1, whose protein sequence is MRTFSPSESFKEIQLNAFNPQSWLQVERGKLSKLSSQSSSSSIESLIKVPEPPILPFFKPVDYVEVLAQIHEELESCPSQERSSLYLLQFQVFRGLGELKLMRRSLRAAWQKASTLHEKLVFGAWLKYEKQGEGLISDLLGTCGKSAQEFGPIDVAAQLPLDVNVNSHVSVLMDGNQVLRNVGFRIGDEKIFCDRKKISGLSAPFNAMLNGCFTESLCEEIDLSENNISPSGMRAVKEFSVKGSLGEVPTNLLLEILVFANKFCCEKLKDACDRKLASLVSAREDAVELIEYALEENTPILAASCLQVVLRDLPDCLNDDRVVEIFIQASRQQISIMVGPASFSLYCLLSEVAINLDPRSYKTACFLERLIEFAETDRQRLMAFHQLGCVRLFRKEYEEAKHLFEASLNAGHVYSVSALARIGYFKGHKLWAYEKLSSIISSVTPLGWMHQERSLYCEGDKCWEDLEKATELDPTLTYPYMYRAASLMRSQNVQAALAEINRILGFKLALECLELRFCFYLALEDYQSALCDVQAILTLSPDYRMFEGRVAASQLRTLVREHVDYWTAADYWLQLYDRWSSVDDIGSLSVIYQMLESDAAKGVLYFRQSLLLLRLNCPEAAMRSLQLAHQDASSEHERLVYEGWILYDTGHCEEGLQKAEESIKIKRSFEAFFLKAYALADSSQDPSCSSIVVSLLEDALKCPSDRLRKGQALNNLGSVYVDCGKLDLAADCYINALKIRHTRAHQGLARVHFLRNDKAAAYEEMSKLIEKARNSASAYEKRSEYCDREFTKADLEMVTQLDPLRVYPYRYRAAVLMDSHKEKEAIAELSRAIAFKADLHLLHLRAVFHEHVGDVLSALRDCRAALSVDPNHQEMLELHSRVNSHEP, encoded by the exons ATGAGGACATTTTCCCCCTCCGAGTCCTTTAAAGAAATACAGCTCAATGCTTTCAATCCACAGTCTTGGCTTCAAGTTGAAAGAGGAAAACTTTCCAAACTTTCATCgcagtcttcttcttcatccat AGAATCTCTAATCAAGGTCCCTGAGCCTCCGATACTACCATTCTTTAAACCTGTTGATTACGTAGAAGTTTTAGCTCAAATTCATGAAGAACTTGAGTCATGTCCTTCGCAAGAGAGGTCGAGCCTCTATTTATTACAATTTCAGGTGTTTAGGGGCCTTGGGGAGCTCAAATTGATGCGGAGAAGCCTTCGTGCAGCATGGCAGAAGGCTAGCACCCTTCATGAGAAGCTCGTGTTTGGTGCATGGTTGAAGTATGAGAAACAAGGGGAAGGGCTTATATCTGACTTGCTTGGAACCTGTGGTAAATCTGCCCAGGAGTTTGGACCTATAGATGTAGCAGCTCAGCTTCCACTTGATGTAAATGTTAATTCCCATGTGAGTGTTTTGATGGATGGGAACCAAGTATTAAGAAACGTTGGTTTTAGAATTGgagatgagaaaatattttgtgataggAAGAAGATTTCTGGCCTTTCAGCTCCATTTAATGCTATGCTAAACGGGTGTTTCACAGAATCACTTTGTGAGGAAATTGATCTCTCTGAAAACAATATCTCTCCGTCAGGTATGAGGGCAGTGAAGGAGTTTAGCGTTAAAGGTAGTTTGGGTGAGGTTCCTACAAATCTCCTGCTGGAAATATTAGTTTTTGCAAACAAGTTTTGTTGTGAAAAGCTCAAAGATGCTTGTGATAGGAAACTTGCGTCTCTGGTTTCTGCTAGAGAAGATGCGGTGGAACTCATAGAATATGCACTTGAAGAGAACACGCCAATTTTAGCTGCCTCATGTTTGCAAGTTGTTTTGCGTGATCTTCCTGATTGTTTGAATGACGATCGAGTAGTGGAAATATTTATCCAAGCTAGTAGACAACAAATATCAATCATGGTTGGGCCAGCTTCATTTTCCCTGTACTGTTTATTAAGTGAAGTTGCAATAAACCTTGATCCCCGGTCTTATAAAACAGCTTGTTTCCTGGAACGATTGATTGAGTTTGCTGAAACAGACCGGCAGAGACTGATGGCATTTCATCAGTTGGGATGTGTGAGGCTCTTTAGGAAAGAATATGAAGAAGCCAAACATCTTTTTGAGGCATCTTTGAATGCTGGCCATGTATATTCTGTTTCAGCTTTGGCTAGAATTGGTTACTTCAAGGGCCATAAACTTTGGGCTTATGAGAAGCTCAGCTCCATAATTTCCAGTGTTACCCCACTTGGATGGATGCACCAGGAGAGGTCATTGTACTGTGAAGGCGATAAGTGTTGGGAGGATCTTGAGAAAGCCACTGAGTTGGACCCTACTCTTACTTACCCCTACATGTATCGGGCTGCCTCCTTAATGAGAAGTCAGAATGTTCAAGCTGCGCTTGCAGAGATCAATCGCATTCTTGGGTTTAAACTTGCACTAGAATGCTTGGAACTTCGGTTTTGTTTTTATCTAGCACTTGAGGATTACCAGTCAGCCCTTTGTGATGTTCAGGCAATTCTCACACTCTCCCCTGATTATAGGATGTTTGAAGGACGGGTGGCAGCATCTCAGCTCCGTACTCTTGTGCGTGAGCATGTAGATTATTGGACAGCAGCAGACTATTGGCTGCAATTGTATGATCGGTGGTCTTCAGTTGATGATATAGGGTCTCTGTCTGTTATTTATCAGATGCTTGAATCTGATGCAGCAAAAGGGGTTCTGTACTTCAGACAGTCTTTGCTTCTCCTGAG GTTGAACTGTCCTGAGGCAGCGATGCGAAGTCTACAATTAGCTCACCAAGATGCTTCCAGTGAACATGAGCGACTGGTTTATGAGGGGTGGATCTTATATGATACTGGTCATTGTGAGGAAGGGCTTCAAAAAGCAGAGGAGTCAATCAAAATCAAGAGATCTTTTGAGGCCTTCTTCCTGAAAGCCTATGCATTGGCCGACTCCAGCCAGGATCCGTCTTGCTCATCAATTGTTGTTTCACTTCTTGAAGATGCCTTGAAGTGTCCATCAGACAGGCTGCGGAAAGGTCAG GCATTGAATAATCTAGGAAGTGTTTATGTTGACTGTGGGAAGTTAGACTTGGCAGCTGATTGTTACATTAATGCCCTTAAAATCCGGCACACTCGGGCCCACCAGGGCCTTGCTCGGGTTCATTTTCTCAGAAATGATAAGGCTGCTGCATATGAGGAAATGTCAAAACTGATTGAGAAGGCCCGGAACAGTGCATCTGCCTATGAGAAGAGGTCTGAGTACTGCGATCGTGAATTCACAAAGGCAGATCTGGAGATGGTCACCCAATTAGATCCGCTTCGGGTATACCCTTACAGATATCGAGCTGCAG TATTAATGGACAGCCACAAGGAAAAAGAAGCCATTGCTGAATTATCAAGAGCCATAGCATTCAAAGCAGACCTTCACCTTCTACACCTGCGGGCAGTATTCCATGAGCACGTCGGTGATGTCTTGAGCGCACTCCGGGATTGTCGAGCCGCTCTTTCTGTAGACCCCAACCATCAAGAAATGTTGGAGCTTCACAGCCGTGTAAACAGCCATGAACCGTGA